The Tepidibacter aestuarii genome contains a region encoding:
- a CDS encoding ABC transporter substrate-binding protein has protein sequence MKKIFSFLICFTFIFSLVGCSEKNELTKDGYYSKLNVYNWGDYIDPQVLKDFEKEYGIKVNYEEYGNNEEMLAKIQAGGTDYDVIFPSEYMIEAMINQNLLQELDMNNLNNFKNIGEEFKNLEYDKDNKYSVPYFWGTMGIVYNTKKVNTTIDSWNALWDPKYKGDILMLNSSRDTIGITLKKLGYSLNTRSLDELEEAKKALMDQKSLVKAYEVDTYKDMMIAGEGAMALTWSGDAMMLIEENPDLAYAIPKEGTNLWFDGMAIPVTSRHKKEAELFINYMMRPEVSAKCAEYVGYSTPNKEAVKLLPEEVRENESAYPKGDILKNGEVFVDLGEFTTEYDRVWTEIKSY, from the coding sequence TTGAAAAAAATATTTAGCTTTTTAATATGCTTTACTTTTATTTTTTCACTTGTTGGATGTTCAGAAAAAAATGAATTAACAAAAGATGGCTATTATAGCAAATTAAACGTATATAATTGGGGAGACTATATAGATCCTCAAGTATTAAAAGATTTTGAAAAAGAATATGGAATAAAAGTTAATTACGAAGAGTATGGAAATAATGAAGAAATGCTTGCTAAAATACAAGCTGGTGGAACAGATTATGATGTTATATTTCCATCTGAGTATATGATAGAAGCTATGATAAATCAAAACTTATTACAAGAATTAGATATGAATAATTTAAATAACTTCAAAAATATAGGTGAAGAATTCAAAAATTTAGAATATGATAAAGATAATAAATATTCTGTTCCGTATTTTTGGGGAACTATGGGTATAGTTTATAATACTAAAAAGGTTAATACTACGATAGATAGCTGGAATGCATTATGGGATCCTAAATACAAAGGAGATATTTTAATGCTTAATAGTTCAAGAGATACTATCGGTATTACTCTTAAAAAATTAGGATATTCGTTGAACACTAGAAGTTTAGATGAACTGGAAGAAGCAAAAAAAGCTCTAATGGATCAAAAAAGTTTAGTAAAAGCTTATGAAGTTGACACATATAAAGATATGATGATTGCAGGAGAAGGTGCCATGGCTCTTACTTGGTCTGGAGATGCAATGATGTTAATAGAAGAAAATCCTGATTTAGCATATGCTATTCCAAAAGAAGGAACTAATCTATGGTTTGATGGTATGGCTATACCTGTTACTAGTAGGCATAAAAAGGAAGCTGAACTATTTATAAATTATATGATGAGACCAGAGGTTTCTGCTAAATGTGCAGAGTATGTTGGATATTCAACACCTAATAAAGAGGCTGTAAAGCTTTTACCTGAAGAAGTTAGGGAAAATGAATCAGCATATCCTAAAGGTGATATCCTTAAAAATGGAGAAGTATTTGTTGATTTAGGAGAATTTACAACAGAATACGATAGAGTTTGGACAGAAATAAAATCCTATTAA
- a CDS encoding THUMP domain-containing class I SAM-dependent RNA methyltransferase produces the protein MKDVTLIAPCFFGVEKILKREIENLGCEIQKVEDGRITYKTDSYGICKSNLWLRTAERVLLKIGEFEARSFEELFQNTKKLPWHKYIKKDAVFPVAKASSIKSKLYSIPDIQSIVKKAVVENLKQEYKVNWFDENSDEKYPIYVFIHKDKVTISIDTCGQALHKRGYRENASKAPIRETLAAAIVSLTPWKQDRILVDPFCGSGTILIEAAMMGLNMAPGLNREFLSENWSILGKKLWWKARKEAFDMMKTDVDFKIYGYDIDDEVLEIAKENARLADVDNYIEFKKQDARNLESDYEYGFVITNPPYGERLEDKDSVRQLYKEISIPFKKLSTWSFYIITAYSEFEDAFGRKADRKRKLYNGMLRSDLYQYYGPKPLKK, from the coding sequence ATGAAAGATGTAACTTTGATAGCACCATGCTTTTTTGGAGTTGAAAAAATACTTAAAAGAGAAATTGAAAATTTAGGTTGTGAAATACAAAAAGTAGAAGATGGAAGGATTACTTATAAAACAGATAGTTATGGTATATGTAAATCAAATTTATGGCTTAGAACAGCAGAAAGAGTATTATTAAAAATTGGAGAATTTGAAGCTAGAAGCTTTGAAGAACTTTTTCAAAACACAAAAAAATTGCCTTGGCATAAATATATAAAAAAAGATGCTGTTTTTCCAGTAGCAAAGGCGTCTTCTATAAAATCGAAATTATACAGTATTCCTGATATACAATCTATAGTAAAAAAAGCTGTAGTTGAAAATTTAAAGCAAGAATATAAAGTTAACTGGTTCGATGAAAATAGCGATGAAAAATATCCTATATACGTATTTATACACAAGGATAAAGTTACTATATCAATAGATACGTGTGGCCAAGCGCTTCATAAAAGGGGATATAGAGAAAATGCTAGTAAAGCACCTATTAGGGAAACTTTAGCTGCTGCTATTGTTTCATTGACTCCTTGGAAGCAAGATAGAATACTAGTAGATCCATTTTGTGGTTCGGGGACTATTTTAATAGAAGCAGCAATGATGGGACTGAATATGGCTCCAGGACTTAATAGAGAATTTTTATCAGAAAATTGGAGTATATTGGGTAAAAAACTATGGTGGAAAGCTAGAAAAGAAGCTTTTGATATGATGAAAACAGATGTTGATTTTAAAATATATGGATATGACATCGATGATGAGGTACTTGAAATAGCAAAAGAAAATGCTAGGCTTGCAGATGTAGACAATTATATAGAATTTAAAAAACAAGATGCTAGAAATTTAGAAAGTGACTATGAATATGGATTTGTAATTACGAATCCTCCGTATGGTGAAAGATTAGAAGATAAAGATAGTGTAAGACAATTATATAAAGAAATATCTATTCCTTTTAAGAAACTGAGTACATGGTCATTTTACATAATAACTGCTTATAGTGAATTTGAAGATGCATTCGGAAGAAAAGCTGATAGGAAAAGAAAATTATATAATGGTATGCTAAGAAGTGATTTATACCAATACTATGGACCTAAACCTTTAAAAAAATAA
- a CDS encoding ABC-F family ATP-binding cassette domain-containing protein → MSILTVRNLSHGFGDRAIFNNVSFRLLPGEHIALIGANGEGKSTFMNIITSKVEPDEGKIEWAKRVRVGYLDQHTYLEKGRTIRDVLKDAFKYLFNLESEINETYEKMAEATPEELEDMLENVGTIQDILTNNDFYVIDAKIEEVAKGLGLTQIGLDKDVNDLSGGQRAKILLAKLLLEKPDILLLDEPTNHLDEQHIEWLKRYLQNYENAFILISHDIPFINSVINLIYHMENQELNRYVGDYDNFMNIYEAKKRQLEAEYKRQQQEIAELEDFVARNKARISTRNMAMSRQKKLDKMDRIELPQERVKPEFNFKQAKTSGRLIFETTDFVIGYDEALTRPLSIKMERGEKIALVGANGIGKTTLLKSILGLIKPLSGRVELGYEQSIGYFEQELKDGNNNTCIEEVWEEFPVFTQYEVRAALAKCGLTTKHIESKVKVLSGGEQAKVRLCKLINNNTNILLLDEPTNHLDVEAKEELKRALKEYKGSILLICHEPEFYRDIVTDVWNCEDWTTKIV, encoded by the coding sequence ATGAGTATATTAACAGTAAGAAATTTAAGCCATGGCTTTGGAGATAGAGCTATATTCAATAATGTATCATTCAGACTTTTACCTGGAGAGCATATTGCGCTTATAGGTGCAAATGGAGAAGGAAAATCTACTTTCATGAATATAATAACAAGCAAAGTAGAGCCAGATGAAGGCAAAATAGAATGGGCAAAACGCGTAAGAGTTGGTTACTTAGATCAACATACTTATCTAGAAAAAGGAAGAACTATAAGAGATGTATTAAAAGATGCCTTTAAGTACCTTTTTAACCTAGAATCAGAAATTAATGAAACATATGAAAAGATGGCTGAGGCAACGCCAGAAGAACTAGAAGATATGCTTGAAAATGTAGGTACTATTCAAGATATATTAACTAACAATGATTTTTATGTTATAGATGCAAAAATTGAAGAGGTTGCAAAAGGGTTGGGACTTACACAAATAGGACTTGATAAAGACGTAAATGATTTAAGTGGAGGTCAAAGAGCAAAAATATTACTTGCAAAGCTATTATTGGAAAAGCCAGATATTTTATTATTAGATGAGCCTACTAATCATTTAGATGAACAACACATAGAATGGTTAAAAAGATATTTACAAAACTATGAAAACGCTTTTATACTTATATCTCATGACATACCATTTATAAATAGTGTCATAAATCTAATATACCATATGGAAAATCAAGAACTTAATCGTTATGTCGGAGATTATGATAATTTCATGAATATATATGAAGCTAAAAAACGCCAGCTTGAGGCAGAATATAAAAGACAACAACAAGAAATAGCTGAACTTGAAGATTTTGTAGCTAGAAATAAAGCTAGAATTTCAACAAGAAATATGGCTATGTCCAGACAAAAGAAATTAGATAAAATGGACAGAATTGAATTGCCACAAGAACGTGTAAAACCAGAATTTAATTTTAAACAAGCCAAAACTTCTGGTAGATTGATATTCGAAACTACAGATTTTGTAATTGGCTATGATGAGGCCTTGACAAGACCTTTGAGTATAAAAATGGAGAGAGGCGAAAAAATAGCTTTGGTAGGTGCTAATGGAATAGGTAAAACAACTTTATTAAAAAGCATATTAGGACTGATAAAACCCCTATCTGGTAGAGTGGAACTTGGATATGAACAGAGTATAGGTTATTTTGAACAAGAACTTAAGGATGGGAATAATAATACCTGTATAGAAGAGGTTTGGGAAGAATTTCCTGTATTTACTCAATATGAAGTTCGTGCAGCACTTGCTAAATGTGGCCTTACTACAAAACATATAGAAAGCAAAGTTAAAGTTTTAAGTGGTGGAGAACAAGCTAAAGTAAGACTTTGTAAACTTATAAATAATAATACTAATATACTATTATTAGACGAGCCTACAAATCATCTGGATGTTGAAGCTAAAGAGGAGCTTAAAAGAGCTTTAAAAGAATATAAAGGAAGTATACTTCTTATATGTCATGAGCCTGAATTTTATAGAGATATAGTAACAGATGTATGGAATTGTGAAGACTGGACTACTAAAATAGTTTAA
- the tpx gene encoding thiol peroxidase, translating to MNKRTGIITMGSNPMTLLGNEIKIGDTGFDFMAFNNDLSQFKLSDIKSKTKIISVVPSVDTGVCELQTIRFNEEASKLEDTAIITISVDLPFAQSRFCANKGIKQSITVSDYKDLSFGLNYGFVIEELRLLARGIVVLDENNVVKHIEYVTEVTNHPDYDKAIEIAKNI from the coding sequence ATGAATAAAAGAACAGGAATTATAACTATGGGATCAAACCCTATGACGTTATTAGGAAATGAAATAAAAATTGGAGATACAGGATTTGATTTTATGGCTTTTAATAATGATTTAAGCCAATTCAAATTAAGTGATATAAAATCCAAAACTAAAATCATAAGTGTAGTTCCATCTGTAGATACAGGGGTATGTGAACTTCAGACAATAAGATTTAATGAAGAAGCGTCTAAATTAGAAGATACAGCAATAATAACTATAAGTGTTGATTTGCCATTTGCTCAAAGTAGATTCTGTGCAAATAAGGGAATAAAGCAATCTATAACGGTATCAGATTATAAAGATTTATCATTTGGATTAAACTATGGATTTGTAATTGAAGAGCTTAGATTGTTAGCAAGAGGAATTGTTGTCTTAGATGAAAATAATGTAGTAAAGCATATAGAGTATGTAACTGAAGTAACAAATCACCCTGACTATGATAAAGCAATCGAAATTGCTAAAAATATATAA
- a CDS encoding ABC transporter permease, with protein MKKKWLSIPYGIWAIIFTIVPLLLIAVYSFCSRSAYGQIVYTFTLDNYIKFMEPIYINVLINSLMLALKSTLICFILGYPMAYILSKSDIKRRNLMMLLFVLPLWTNTLLRTYAWMGILREQGVINQVLMFLNIIDTPLKLLYTDKAVLLGMVYNFLPFMVLPIYSVLSKIDYSLIEASSDLGATSFYTFKKVVFPLSLPGVVSGITMVFMPCVSTFVISDLLGGGQSILLGNLIQNQFLVARNWQFGSAISMIMMFIIIISMKILGNKDREEGGKLW; from the coding sequence ATGAAAAAGAAATGGCTTTCTATCCCTTATGGAATTTGGGCAATCATATTTACAATTGTTCCATTGTTATTGATTGCAGTATACAGTTTTTGTTCAAGATCTGCCTATGGCCAAATAGTTTATACTTTTACACTAGATAACTATATAAAATTTATGGAGCCTATATATATAAATGTGCTTATAAACTCTTTGATGCTTGCCCTAAAAAGTACTCTTATATGTTTTATACTAGGATATCCTATGGCTTATATACTATCTAAGTCAGATATTAAAAGAAGAAATCTTATGATGTTATTATTTGTGTTACCACTTTGGACTAATACTTTATTAAGGACTTATGCCTGGATGGGAATATTAAGAGAGCAGGGTGTTATAAATCAAGTTTTAATGTTTTTAAATATAATAGATACACCTTTAAAATTACTTTATACTGATAAAGCAGTTTTATTAGGTATGGTGTATAATTTTTTACCGTTTATGGTACTTCCTATATATTCGGTTTTATCTAAAATAGACTATAGTCTTATAGAAGCATCGTCAGATTTAGGTGCAACATCTTTTTACACATTTAAAAAAGTAGTTTTCCCGCTTAGCTTACCTGGTGTTGTATCAGGAATAACTATGGTGTTTATGCCTTGCGTAAGTACCTTTGTAATATCAGACTTATTAGGAGGAGGGCAATCTATACTTCTTGGTAACCTCATTCAAAATCAGTTTTTAGTAGCTAGAAATTGGCAGTTCGGTTCAGCTATTTCTATGATTATGATGTTTATAATAATTATAAGTATGAAAATTTTAGGAAATAAAGATAGAGAAGAAGGAGGTAAACTATGGTAA
- a CDS encoding SulP family inorganic anion transporter produces MKNNKAINLKDEVLSGLTVALALVPEAIAFAFVAGVDPLTGLYAAFIVGLITSIFGGRPGMISGATGALAVVMVDLVSEHGVEYLFITVVLMGIIQILVGLFKLGKFVRFIPHTVMIGFVNGLAMVIGIAQFNQFKFIDKSGNMNWMQGRELFLMVGLVVLTMATIYIVPKITKTIPAPLAGIVSISLLVNILGIDVKTVGDIAHVGGVLPKFHIPNVPFNIKTIEIIFPYAVILASIGLIESLMTLTLIDEITQTRGRGNKECVGQGIANIITGFFGGMGGCAMIGQSMINIKSGGRNRLSGISASLFLLGFILFGSSLIERIPMAALTGVMFMVVIATFEWSSFEIMRNIPKSDAFVIILVSVITVFTDLAIAVGIGVIVSSLVFAWEKGKRIDVDSYIDTCGSKVYTIRGAVFFGSARNFSDSFDIKNDPEDVIIDFANARVFDHSGIESVNTLTEKYKTEGKTLHLKHLSIECYQFIKDAEKILEVNIIEDPKYHIAIDNLA; encoded by the coding sequence TTGAAAAACAATAAAGCAATAAATTTAAAAGACGAGGTACTATCAGGACTTACAGTAGCACTGGCACTTGTACCAGAAGCTATAGCATTTGCATTTGTTGCTGGAGTCGATCCATTAACTGGATTATATGCAGCATTTATAGTAGGTTTGATAACTTCTATTTTTGGAGGAAGACCAGGAATGATATCAGGAGCTACGGGTGCTTTAGCTGTAGTTATGGTTGATCTTGTGAGTGAACATGGAGTAGAATATTTATTTATAACAGTAGTTTTAATGGGAATTATACAAATACTTGTAGGATTATTTAAGTTAGGTAAATTTGTAAGGTTTATACCTCATACTGTAATGATAGGATTTGTAAACGGACTAGCTATGGTTATAGGTATAGCTCAATTTAATCAATTCAAATTTATTGATAAAAGTGGAAATATGAATTGGATGCAAGGTAGAGAATTGTTTTTAATGGTAGGATTAGTAGTTTTAACTATGGCAACAATATATATTGTACCTAAGATAACGAAAACAATACCAGCACCATTGGCAGGTATTGTTTCAATTTCATTATTAGTTAATATACTTGGAATAGATGTTAAAACAGTAGGAGATATAGCTCATGTAGGTGGAGTTTTACCAAAATTCCATATACCTAATGTACCGTTTAATATTAAAACTATAGAAATAATATTTCCATATGCAGTAATACTTGCATCTATAGGACTAATAGAATCACTTATGACATTAACTCTTATAGATGAAATTACTCAAACTAGAGGTAGAGGCAATAAGGAATGTGTTGGACAAGGTATAGCTAACATAATAACTGGATTTTTTGGTGGAATGGGTGGCTGTGCAATGATAGGTCAGAGTATGATAAATATAAAATCTGGTGGTAGAAATAGACTATCTGGAATATCAGCTTCTTTATTCTTATTAGGATTTATATTATTTGGATCAAGTTTGATCGAAAGAATTCCAATGGCTGCACTAACAGGAGTAATGTTCATGGTAGTAATAGCTACATTCGAATGGTCTAGTTTTGAAATAATGAGAAATATTCCAAAATCAGATGCTTTTGTCATAATACTAGTTTCTGTAATTACTGTATTTACAGATTTAGCTATTGCTGTTGGAATAGGAGTAATTGTATCATCACTTGTTTTTGCATGGGAAAAAGGGAAACGAATAGATGTAGATTCATATATAGATACATGCGGATCAAAAGTTTATACGATACGAGGTGCTGTATTCTTTGGTTCAGCTAGAAATTTTTCTGATTCATTTGATATAAAAAATGATCCTGAAGATGTTATTATCGATTTTGCAAATGCAAGAGTATTCGATCATTCTGGAATTGAAAGTGTAAATACATTAACAGAAAAATATAAAACAGAAGGAAAAACACTTCATTTAAAGCATTTAAGTATAGAATGCTATCAATTTATTAAGGATGCAGAAAAAATACTAGAAGTTAATATAATAGAAGATCCTAAATATCATATTGCTATAGACAACTTGGCGTAG
- the potA gene encoding spermidine/putrescine ABC transporter ATP-binding protein, producing the protein MKQNIVELKNINKKYEDKEVLHNINLSIKPEEFVTLLGPSGCGKTTTLRIIGGFETQTHGDVHFEGEKINNIPPYKRQINTVFQKYALFPHMNIFENIAFGLKIKKMKKDEIEKKVKRMLKLVNLEGFQNRSIDSLSGGQQQRIAIARALVCEPKVLLLDEPLGALDLKLRKEMQLELKNMQQQLGITFIYVTHDQEEALTMSDRIVVMSEGEIQQIGSPEDIYNEPKNRFVADFIGESNIIEAIMIDDYKVKIEDEVFECLDKGFDKNEEVDVVVRPEDIQITNTDNGMIKGTVKTVVFKGVHYEIIVEDEKNIEWIVHTIHMSKIGDNVGLAIEPDSIHVMKRRG; encoded by the coding sequence TTGAAACAAAATATAGTAGAACTTAAAAATATAAATAAAAAATATGAAGACAAAGAAGTTCTTCATAATATAAATTTGAGTATAAAACCTGAAGAATTTGTAACTTTATTAGGACCAAGCGGTTGTGGTAAAACAACAACATTGAGAATAATAGGCGGGTTTGAAACACAAACTCATGGAGATGTTCATTTTGAAGGAGAAAAAATAAATAATATCCCTCCTTATAAAAGACAGATAAACACAGTTTTTCAAAAATATGCATTATTCCCACATATGAATATTTTTGAAAATATAGCTTTTGGATTAAAAATAAAAAAAATGAAAAAAGATGAAATAGAAAAAAAAGTAAAACGTATGCTTAAACTTGTAAATTTAGAAGGGTTTCAAAATAGAAGCATTGATTCACTAAGCGGAGGTCAGCAGCAGAGAATAGCAATAGCTAGAGCCTTAGTTTGCGAACCTAAGGTACTTCTTCTAGACGAACCTCTTGGAGCTCTAGATTTAAAATTAAGAAAAGAAATGCAGCTAGAACTTAAAAATATGCAACAGCAATTAGGTATAACCTTTATATATGTGACACATGATCAAGAAGAAGCTCTTACTATGTCGGATAGAATAGTTGTAATGAGTGAAGGTGAAATTCAGCAAATAGGATCTCCTGAAGACATATATAACGAACCTAAAAATAGGTTTGTAGCAGATTTTATTGGAGAAAGTAATATTATAGAAGCTATTATGATTGATGATTATAAGGTTAAAATAGAAGATGAAGTATTCGAATGTTTGGATAAGGGTTTTGATAAAAATGAAGAGGTTGACGTAGTAGTAAGGCCAGAGGACATACAAATAACAAATACAGATAATGGAATGATTAAGGGAACAGTAAAGACTGTTGTATTTAAAGGGGTACATTACGAGATAATAGTAGAAGATGAAAAAAATATAGAGTGGATAGTTCATACTATACATATGTCAAAAATCGGAGATAATGTGGGACTTGCTATAGAACCAGATTCAATCCATGTAATGAAAAGGAGAGGGTAG
- the larE gene encoding ATP-dependent sacrificial sulfur transferase LarE, with protein MTAIEKLKVLKNNLSKLDNLTVAFSGGVDSTFLLKIAQDVLREKVLAVTVNAFIHTNKEIQESIDYANEINIKHIVLNINDINIKEFIDNVPERCYFCKKDIFTKIKKVSNENDINNIADGSNIDDLSDFRPGMKALKELGIISPLKEAGLTKQDIRDLSKMLNIPTWNKPSFACLASRIPYNHKITPKKLNMIEKSEEYISQLGFKQFRVRHHGEIARIELKQDEILNFLESGSSNKVCEYLKSLGFNYVTIDLLGYRTGSMNEVL; from the coding sequence TTGACAGCAATCGAAAAATTAAAAGTTCTAAAAAACAATTTAAGCAAGTTAGATAATTTAACTGTAGCTTTTTCAGGGGGAGTTGATAGTACTTTCCTTTTAAAAATAGCACAAGATGTATTAAGAGAAAAGGTATTAGCTGTGACAGTTAATGCATTTATTCACACTAACAAAGAGATTCAAGAATCTATAGATTATGCTAATGAAATAAATATTAAACACATTGTACTAAACATAAACGATATAAATATTAAAGAATTTATAGATAATGTTCCAGAAAGATGTTATTTTTGCAAAAAGGATATATTTACAAAAATAAAAAAAGTTTCTAATGAAAATGATATAAATAATATAGCTGATGGAAGTAATATTGATGATTTAAGTGATTTTAGACCTGGAATGAAAGCTTTAAAAGAGCTAGGAATAATTAGTCCTTTAAAAGAAGCTGGTCTTACAAAACAAGATATTAGAGATTTATCTAAAATGTTAAACATACCTACTTGGAATAAACCATCTTTTGCCTGCCTTGCATCTAGAATTCCTTATAATCATAAAATTACTCCAAAAAAGCTTAATATGATAGAGAAGAGTGAAGAATATATTTCTCAGTTAGGATTTAAACAATTTAGAGTTAGACATCACGGGGAAATAGCAAGGATAGAGTTAAAGCAAGATGAAATTTTAAACTTTTTAGAATCAGGATCATCAAATAAAGTTTGTGAGTATCTAAAATCTTTAGGGTTTAATTATGTAACTATAGATCTTTTGGGCTATAGGACAGGGAGTATGAATGAAGTTTTATAA
- a CDS encoding ABC transporter permease translates to MVKNIIKKSYSFLIYLFLYLPILLLILYSFNDSKYRGNWNGFTLRWYKELFSDTSIMTSLYYTFIIAALASGVATIIGTITAIAINKMKPKHKTTFLNITYIPVVNPDIVIGVSLLALFTWLKMTLGLTTILIAHISFTIPYVVLSVLPKLRQLNPHLEEAALDLGASPLYAFFKVVLPEIMPGIVTGALFAFTLSLDDFIVSFFTTGSGISTLSIKIYSMTKRGVSPKINALSTLMFLGVLILLLLIEKRTKKSK, encoded by the coding sequence ATGGTAAAGAATATCATAAAAAAATCTTATTCATTTTTGATATACTTATTTTTGTATCTACCTATATTACTTCTTATTCTGTACTCATTTAATGATTCAAAATATAGAGGCAATTGGAATGGTTTTACTTTAAGATGGTATAAAGAGTTATTCAGTGATACATCTATAATGACGTCTCTATACTATACATTTATAATTGCTGCATTAGCTTCTGGTGTAGCTACTATAATAGGAACGATTACTGCTATTGCAATAAATAAAATGAAACCTAAGCATAAAACTACTTTTTTAAATATAACGTATATACCTGTTGTTAATCCTGATATAGTTATAGGAGTTTCTCTACTTGCCTTATTCACATGGCTAAAAATGACTTTAGGATTAACTACTATTTTAATAGCTCATATATCATTTACTATACCTTATGTAGTTTTATCTGTACTACCTAAGTTAAGACAATTAAATCCTCATCTTGAGGAAGCAGCTCTTGATTTAGGAGCTTCGCCATTATACGCTTTTTTTAAAGTTGTACTTCCTGAAATAATGCCTGGAATTGTAACAGGAGCTTTATTTGCATTTACTTTGTCGCTGGATGATTTTATAGTGAGCTTTTTTACTACAGGTTCAGGAATAAGTACATTGTCTATAAAAATATATTCCATGACAAAACGAGGTGTCAGTCCTAAAATTAATGCGTTATCTACATTGATGTTTTTAGGTGTGTTAATATTGTTATTATTAATAGAAAAAAGAACAAAAAAATCTAAATAA
- a CDS encoding dicarboxylate/amino acid:cation symporter — protein sequence MKKLGLLPKLIIAIILGIGIGSIHNEFLVKLLATFNGIFGNFLGFAIPLIIIGFVAPGIGDLGKGAGKILGITAGIAYLSTVVAGSLTFFTNSVIFPYLLTPGSMNLVNAENPEHSLVKGFFEVQMPPIMGVMTALLIAFTLGLGIAASEGDTIKKFMKEFQGIVEGLISNIVIPLLPFHIAGIFANMTYAGQVATIMSVFAKVFALILLLHFTVIIVQYFIAGTLAGANPFVLVKNMIPAYFTAIGTQSSAASIPVTLKQTKKNGVNDGVAEFVVPLCATIHLSGSTITLVSCAMAVMMLNGMTVTFNSIFGFILMLGVTMVAAPGVPGGAVMAALGLLETMLGFDQTLLSLMIALYLAQDSFGTACNVTGDGAIAIMVNRISGYKLNKNDNINKKVA from the coding sequence ATGAAAAAATTAGGTTTATTACCTAAGCTTATTATCGCTATCATATTAGGTATCGGTATAGGTTCTATCCATAATGAATTTTTAGTTAAGTTATTAGCTACATTCAATGGAATATTCGGTAACTTTTTAGGATTTGCGATTCCACTTATAATAATAGGTTTCGTAGCTCCAGGTATTGGTGATTTAGGTAAAGGTGCTGGAAAAATACTGGGTATTACAGCAGGAATCGCTTACCTTTCTACAGTAGTAGCTGGTTCTTTAACATTTTTTACTAATAGTGTTATTTTCCCTTACTTATTAACTCCTGGTAGTATGAATTTAGTTAATGCTGAAAATCCAGAGCATTCTTTAGTAAAAGGATTCTTTGAAGTACAGATGCCACCTATAATGGGAGTTATGACTGCACTTTTAATTGCATTTACTTTAGGTCTAGGTATTGCAGCAAGTGAAGGTGATACTATAAAGAAATTTATGAAGGAATTCCAAGGAATTGTTGAAGGCCTAATATCTAATATAGTTATCCCTTTATTACCTTTCCACATAGCTGGTATATTCGCTAATATGACATATGCTGGCCAAGTTGCTACTATAATGTCTGTATTTGCAAAAGTATTTGCTCTCATACTACTTTTACACTTTACTGTGATAATTGTACAGTATTTTATAGCTGGTACATTAGCTGGAGCAAATCCATTTGTTTTAGTTAAGAATATGATTCCAGCTTATTTCACAGCTATAGGAACTCAATCTTCAGCTGCTAGTATACCTGTTACTCTTAAGCAAACTAAGAAAAATGGAGTTAATGATGGTGTTGCTGAATTTGTTGTACCTCTTTGTGCAACTATTCATTTATCAGGAAGTACAATAACTCTTGTAAGTTGTGCTATGGCAGTCATGATGTTAAATGGAATGACGGTTACTTTTAATTCTATATTCGGATTTATATTAATGTTAGGTGTTACTATGGTTGCAGCACCTGGAGTTCCAGGAGGAGCTGTTATGGCTGCACTTGGTCTTTTAGAAACTATGCTTGGATTTGATCAAACTTTACTATCTTTAATGATAGCATTATATCTTGCTCAAGATAGTTTTGGAACTGCTTGTAATGTAACTGGTGATGGAGCTATAGCTATAATGGTTAACAGGATATCAGGTTATAAGCTTAATAAAAATGACAATATCAATAAAAAAGTAGCTTAA